A DNA window from Halomicrobium mukohataei DSM 12286 contains the following coding sequences:
- a CDS encoding PPC domain-containing DNA-binding protein: MDYREVETTREYVCRLETGRDWRAQIEDFADEQGIDAAFFQGLGAVEDAEIYFYDQERQEYDAVTFPEPLEVAACVGNVSLLDGEPFAHTHAVLSRPDGSALAGHLNSATVFAGELHVRAFDAELAREHDETTDLDLWGL; this comes from the coding sequence ATGGATTATCGCGAAGTCGAGACCACCCGAGAGTACGTCTGTCGGCTCGAAACCGGGCGCGACTGGCGCGCCCAGATCGAGGACTTCGCCGACGAGCAGGGGATCGACGCGGCCTTCTTTCAGGGGCTCGGTGCCGTCGAGGACGCCGAGATCTACTTCTACGATCAGGAACGCCAGGAGTACGACGCCGTGACCTTCCCGGAACCGCTGGAGGTGGCGGCCTGCGTCGGCAACGTCTCGCTGCTCGACGGGGAGCCGTTCGCCCACACCCACGCCGTCCTCTCGCGACCCGACGGATCGGCGCTTGCGGGCCACCTCAACAGCGCGACCGTCTTCGCCGGGGAACTCCACGTTCGCGCTTTCGACGCCGAACTCGCGCGCGAGCACGACGAGACGACGGATCTGGACCTCTGGGGGCTGTAG
- a CDS encoding 2'-5' RNA ligase family protein: MFSLNVPIPGDVARLASDLAREWPSASPRPRGEHSMVAKRLATDDHPASVVEARAREVLADQPAVAVRITGVDWFAEPTSGTAPVVYLAVESPGLHDLHRTLCDAFHTVPRLEGEEYTPHVTVARGGDRASGRRLLDRDIEPIEWVVDELAFYDAARVVESGRVSLG, from the coding sequence GTGTTCAGCCTGAACGTCCCCATTCCGGGCGATGTCGCGCGGCTGGCGAGCGACTTGGCTCGCGAGTGGCCGAGCGCCAGCCCGCGTCCCCGGGGCGAGCACTCGATGGTCGCAAAGCGCCTGGCGACCGACGACCACCCCGCCAGCGTCGTCGAGGCCCGCGCCCGCGAGGTTCTCGCCGATCAGCCCGCCGTCGCGGTCCGGATCACGGGCGTCGACTGGTTCGCCGAGCCGACCTCGGGGACGGCACCGGTCGTCTATCTCGCCGTCGAGAGCCCGGGGTTGCACGACCTCCATCGGACGCTCTGTGACGCGTTCCACACCGTCCCGCGGCTGGAGGGCGAGGAGTACACGCCACACGTCACCGTCGCGCGTGGCGGCGACCGGGCCAGCGGGCGGCGGCTGCTCGACCGCGACATCGAACCGATCGAGTGGGTCGTCGACGAACTCGCCTTCTACGACGCGGCCCGAGTGGTGGAGTCCGGCCGGGTTTCTCTCGGGTGA
- a CDS encoding helix-turn-helix transcriptional regulator → MSTARRRRATVLALVVALLAVPIAGGQLGGLAQEQVDPDTVVLQVELQADGDASWAVHYRTRLDDDNTTAAFESLRDDVSDDPTAYTADFGDRMNRTIATAENATGREMALRNLTVATETEALPQEYGVVTYRFEWTNFAAVEGDQLRAGDALSGLYLDEESTLRIDWPAGYERTSVDPSPTRSDEQTVAWDGRIDFESDEPRLVVTESAAAGETTTGAGEAAGDAWLLVAATVLAAGGVVALLWANRRYGIAGGAASDSGRDDGSEEPAESGGESAGEASDEDAGGDPSPPPELLSNEERVLQLLDDSGGRLKQQAIAERLDWTAAKTSQVIGDLREEDELETFRIGRENVVTLPGVDLASDVGEGEGEGEGEGEGEGEGEGEGEGEGEGEGEGEGEGEGEGEGEGEGEGEGEGEGEGEGEGEGEGEGEGEGEGEGEGEGEGEGEGDEP, encoded by the coding sequence ATGTCGACAGCTCGCCGGAGGCGCGCCACCGTGCTGGCTCTCGTCGTCGCTCTGCTTGCCGTCCCGATCGCGGGCGGACAGCTCGGCGGGCTGGCACAGGAACAGGTCGATCCAGACACCGTCGTGCTACAGGTCGAGTTGCAGGCCGACGGCGACGCGTCGTGGGCCGTCCACTACCGGACGCGGCTGGACGACGACAACACGACGGCCGCCTTCGAGAGCCTGCGAGACGACGTGAGCGACGACCCGACCGCGTACACGGCCGACTTCGGCGACCGCATGAACCGGACGATCGCGACCGCCGAGAACGCGACCGGCCGAGAGATGGCGCTTCGGAACCTCACGGTAGCGACCGAGACCGAGGCGCTGCCCCAGGAGTACGGCGTGGTCACCTACCGGTTCGAGTGGACGAACTTCGCGGCCGTCGAGGGCGACCAGCTCCGGGCGGGCGACGCGCTGTCGGGCCTGTATCTCGACGAGGAGAGCACGCTGCGGATCGACTGGCCCGCCGGCTACGAGCGCACGAGCGTCGATCCGTCGCCGACCCGCAGCGACGAGCAGACGGTCGCCTGGGACGGCCGCATCGACTTCGAGAGCGACGAGCCACGGCTCGTCGTGACCGAATCCGCCGCGGCCGGCGAGACGACGACCGGTGCTGGCGAGGCCGCAGGCGACGCCTGGCTGCTCGTGGCCGCGACGGTGCTCGCGGCCGGCGGCGTCGTCGCGCTGCTGTGGGCCAACCGCCGGTACGGTATCGCCGGTGGAGCAGCGAGCGACAGCGGGCGGGACGACGGATCGGAGGAGCCGGCCGAAAGCGGCGGCGAGAGCGCTGGTGAAGCGTCCGACGAGGACGCGGGCGGTGACCCGTCGCCGCCGCCGGAACTGCTGAGCAACGAGGAGCGCGTGCTCCAGTTGCTCGACGACAGCGGTGGCCGGCTGAAACAACAGGCCATCGCCGAGCGACTCGACTGGACCGCCGCAAAGACCAGTCAGGTGATCGGCGACCTGCGCGAGGAAGACGAACTGGAGACGTTCCGAATCGGCCGGGAAAACGTCGTCACGCTCCCCGGCGTCGACCTCGCGAGTGACGTGGGCGAGGGCGAGGGCGAGGGTGAGGGCGAGGGCGAGGGCGAGGGCGAGGGCGAGGGCGAGGGCGAGGGCGAGGGCGAGGGCGAGGGCGAGGGCGAGGGCGAGGGCGAGGGCGAGGGCGAGGGCGAGGGCGAGGGCGAGGGCGAGGGCGAGGGCGAGGGCGAGGGCGAGGGCGAGGGCGAGGGCGAGGGCGAGGGCGAGGGCGAGGGCGAGGGCGAGGGCGAGGGCGAGGGCGAGGGCGAGGGCGAGGGCGACGAGCCGTAG
- a CDS encoding DUF7345 domain-containing protein has protein sequence MRARAALATLSVIALVLVGSAGPAAASHQPSFVVDLDASGDATVTITYTYDLGDDAEQAAFAELRRNETATAAFEERVHDRFEAVANASENRTGRRMAIESAAVELTREDGTGVVEVSVQWSGLAATTENGLVLDEPFASGFEPDRAFVVVLPDGYEATTSTPSPAESDDGRLEWADGTTLDDFEVVATETPADAGGTADSDATTGADGPGVGVVGTVAALVAAGALAVRRRPRA, from the coding sequence ATGAGAGCGAGAGCGGCCCTCGCGACGTTGAGCGTGATCGCGCTGGTCCTTGTAGGGAGCGCCGGACCCGCGGCAGCGTCCCACCAGCCGAGCTTCGTCGTCGACCTGGACGCGAGCGGCGACGCGACGGTGACGATTACGTACACGTACGACCTCGGAGACGACGCCGAACAGGCGGCTTTCGCGGAGCTACGGCGCAACGAGACGGCGACCGCCGCGTTCGAAGAACGGGTTCACGATCGGTTCGAAGCGGTGGCGAACGCCAGCGAAAACCGGACCGGACGCCGGATGGCGATCGAATCGGCGGCGGTCGAACTCACCCGAGAGGACGGGACCGGGGTCGTCGAGGTCTCGGTCCAGTGGAGCGGGCTGGCAGCGACGACCGAGAACGGACTGGTCCTCGACGAGCCGTTCGCCAGTGGTTTCGAGCCCGACCGTGCGTTCGTCGTCGTCCTCCCCGACGGCTACGAGGCGACGACGAGCACGCCCTCGCCCGCAGAGAGCGACGACGGGCGACTGGAGTGGGCCGACGGGACGACGCTCGACGACTTCGAGGTCGTCGCGACGGAGACTCCCGCCGACGCCGGTGGGACCGCTGACAGCGACGCGACGACGGGGGCTGACGGCCCCGGCGTCGGCGTCGTGGGGACGGTCGCGGCACTGGTGGCCGCTGGCGCGCTCGCCGTGCGACGACGCCCGAGAGCGTGA
- a CDS encoding argininosuccinate synthase, which produces MTPETASGTVALAFSGGLDTTVCVSLLKEEYGYDEVVGVTVDVGQPDYEFEEAEETAEALGVEQYVVDAKEDFADLCLKAVKANADYQGYPLGTALARPVIAKAILEVAEQEGCSAVAHGCTGKGNDQLRFESVWRDSELDVIAPVRELGLTREWENEYAQEKGLPVEGGDGGRYSIDTNLWSRSIEGSELEDPSTIPEDDIYKWTENPSGKEAELVEITFEQGEAVAVDGDDLGKVELIEQLNSQAGAHGIGRTDMMEDRMLGLKVRENYEHPAATVLLTAHEALEGLVLTQEERAFKAQVDQEWSQKAYEGLVDAPLVSALEAFVDDTNERVTGTVTVKLEGGHCRPVSRESEYAVYSESAASFDEEDVTGGITQQDATGVAKYHGFQSRLANRILEDAKKGEAVADGGSEATDSANGESED; this is translated from the coding sequence ATGACACCAGAAACCGCATCCGGAACCGTCGCACTCGCCTTCTCGGGCGGGCTCGACACGACAGTCTGCGTATCGCTGCTGAAAGAGGAGTACGGCTACGACGAGGTCGTCGGCGTCACCGTCGACGTGGGCCAGCCCGACTACGAGTTCGAGGAGGCCGAAGAGACCGCCGAGGCGCTCGGCGTCGAGCAGTACGTCGTCGACGCGAAGGAGGACTTCGCGGACCTCTGTCTGAAGGCCGTCAAGGCCAACGCCGACTACCAGGGCTACCCGCTCGGGACTGCGCTCGCGCGCCCGGTCATCGCCAAAGCCATCCTCGAAGTCGCCGAGCAAGAGGGCTGTTCGGCCGTCGCTCACGGCTGTACGGGGAAGGGCAACGACCAGCTGCGCTTCGAGTCCGTCTGGCGCGACTCCGAGCTGGACGTGATCGCGCCCGTCCGCGAACTCGGGCTGACCCGCGAGTGGGAGAACGAGTACGCCCAGGAGAAGGGGCTGCCGGTCGAGGGCGGCGACGGCGGTCGCTACTCCATCGACACGAACCTCTGGAGCCGCTCGATCGAGGGCTCCGAGCTCGAAGACCCCAGCACGATCCCGGAGGACGACATCTACAAGTGGACCGAGAACCCCTCGGGCAAGGAGGCCGAACTGGTCGAGATCACGTTCGAGCAGGGCGAGGCCGTCGCCGTCGACGGCGACGATCTCGGCAAGGTCGAGCTGATCGAACAGCTCAATTCCCAGGCCGGTGCCCACGGGATCGGTCGCACCGACATGATGGAAGACCGCATGCTCGGTCTGAAGGTCCGCGAGAACTACGAGCACCCCGCCGCGACGGTGTTGCTGACCGCCCACGAGGCCCTCGAAGGGCTGGTCCTCACTCAGGAAGAGCGTGCGTTCAAGGCCCAGGTCGACCAGGAGTGGTCCCAGAAGGCCTACGAGGGGCTCGTCGACGCCCCGCTCGTGAGTGCGCTCGAAGCGTTCGTCGACGACACGAACGAACGCGTCACCGGCACCGTCACGGTCAAGCTGGAAGGCGGCCACTGTCGCCCGGTCTCGCGCGAATCGGAGTACGCCGTCTACAGCGAGTCCGCAGCGTCGTTCGACGAGGAGGACGTGACCGGCGGCATCACCCAGCAGGACGCGACCGGCGTCGCCAAGTACCACGGCTTCCAGTCGCGTCTGGCGAACAGGATTCTCGAAGACGCGAAGAAGGGCGAAGCCGTCGCCGACGGTGGCAGTGAAGCCACAGACAGCGCGAACGGCGAGAGCGAGGACTAG
- the argH gene encoding argininosuccinate lyase, translating to MSDGEHDDGAGEATDESVVRRDRFSGGPARSFLSSLDDDERIFAADLAVDRAHVVMLAEQDIVDRETAGEILSALADVEAAGHGALHEGEDVHEAIESAVIDRVGAEGGKMHTARSRNDEVATCIRYRLREDLLALIETVVEAREQLLAVAREHTETVMPGYTHLQPAQPTTVAHWIASYEQALQRDTARLLDAYDRVNQNPLGAAAFAGTPFDVDRERTATLLGFDSVLENSMDASATRDFLVETTGAVATLATTLSGLAEDVIVMASKGHVELADDYSSTSSIMPQKKNPDTLELVRGRTGDATAGLNGLLTNLKGQPRAYNRDLQRAGRHAWDAIDSVTESVAVATGAVATADWPAETLAAAAGDGFSTATGVADLLAMAGLPFRTAHELVAEAAGDIEGGDAPDYETIDAVARDRLGESLSAYVDREDVEATLEPAESVAMRDSAGGPAPEAVDAQLSAAEETLAADRNALTTRRERVESADERLDAEVDRYV from the coding sequence ATGAGCGACGGAGAGCACGACGACGGCGCGGGCGAGGCGACCGACGAGAGCGTCGTCCGCCGGGACCGCTTCTCGGGCGGCCCCGCCCGCTCGTTCCTCTCCTCGCTCGACGACGACGAGCGCATCTTCGCGGCGGATCTGGCGGTCGACCGCGCCCACGTCGTGATGCTCGCAGAACAGGACATCGTCGACCGCGAGACGGCCGGCGAGATCCTGTCGGCACTCGCAGACGTGGAGGCGGCCGGACACGGAGCGCTCCACGAGGGCGAAGACGTCCACGAAGCCATCGAGTCGGCGGTCATCGACCGCGTGGGAGCCGAGGGCGGGAAGATGCACACGGCTCGCTCGCGCAACGACGAGGTGGCGACCTGTATCCGCTATCGCTTGCGCGAGGACCTGCTCGCGCTGATCGAGACGGTCGTCGAGGCCCGCGAGCAGTTGCTCGCCGTGGCCCGCGAGCACACCGAGACGGTGATGCCCGGCTACACCCATCTCCAGCCGGCACAGCCGACGACGGTCGCCCACTGGATCGCCTCCTACGAGCAGGCCCTGCAACGGGACACCGCACGCCTGCTGGACGCCTACGATCGGGTCAACCAGAACCCGCTCGGGGCGGCCGCGTTCGCCGGGACGCCGTTCGACGTGGACCGCGAGCGCACCGCGACGCTGCTGGGCTTCGACTCGGTGCTCGAAAACTCGATGGACGCCTCTGCGACGCGCGATTTCCTCGTCGAGACGACGGGCGCGGTCGCGACGCTCGCGACGACGCTGTCGGGGCTGGCCGAGGACGTGATCGTCATGGCGAGCAAGGGCCACGTCGAGCTGGCCGACGACTACTCGTCGACCTCCTCGATCATGCCCCAGAAGAAGAATCCAGACACGCTGGAGCTCGTGCGCGGTCGCACCGGCGACGCGACCGCCGGGCTGAACGGCCTGTTGACGAACCTGAAGGGCCAGCCCCGCGCGTACAACCGCGACCTCCAGCGAGCGGGTCGCCACGCCTGGGACGCGATCGACAGCGTCACCGAGAGCGTCGCCGTCGCGACCGGCGCGGTCGCGACAGCCGACTGGCCCGCCGAGACGCTGGCGGCCGCGGCCGGCGACGGCTTCTCGACGGCGACCGGCGTCGCGGACCTGCTGGCGATGGCGGGCCTGCCCTTCCGGACGGCCCACGAGCTGGTGGCCGAGGCGGCGGGCGACATCGAGGGCGGCGACGCGCCCGACTACGAGACGATCGACGCGGTCGCCCGGGACCGGCTCGGCGAGTCACTGTCGGCCTACGTCGACCGCGAGGACGTAGAGGCGACACTGGAGCCGGCCGAGAGCGTCGCGATGCGTGACTCCGCCGGAGGCCCTGCACCCGAAGCCGTCGATGCCCAGCTGTCGGCGGCCGAGGAGACACTGGCGGCGGACCGGAACGCGCTCACGACACGTCGAGAGCGTGTCGAATCGGCCGACGAACGGCTGGACGCGGAGGTCGATCGCTATGTCTGA
- the lysW gene encoding lysine biosynthesis protein LysW, whose protein sequence is MAECVECGAEVSLHDNLEAGEIVDCATCGAELEVLSADPVELDSAPELEEDWGE, encoded by the coding sequence ATGGCAGAATGCGTCGAATGCGGGGCGGAAGTCTCGCTGCACGACAACCTCGAAGCCGGAGAGATCGTCGACTGTGCGACCTGTGGTGCCGAGCTCGAAGTGCTCTCGGCCGATCCCGTCGAGCTCGACTCGGCCCCCGAGCTCGAAGAAGACTGGGGCGAGTAA
- a CDS encoding RimK family alpha-L-glutamate ligase gives MNVGILYSRIRRDEKLLLEELRDRDHEVTKIDVRKQRFNMSEPPAAFDGVDIVVDRCLATSRSVYATKFVEAYDVPVVNTPGTAEICSDKVKNSLALVDADVPTPNTDVAFTKDAAMESIEEFGYPCVLKPVVGSWGRLMAKIDSRSAAEAILEHKETLGHYEHKVFYVQEFVDKPGRDIRVLATDGEPVAAMVRSSDHWLTNAAKGAETDTFELDDRALELVEQASDAVGGGLLGIDLMETGVDEDSEAGTASDSASGGKPRVGDPEDYTVHEVNHTVEFKALDEVSDVDVPAEVVDWLETKAEQEAGVTA, from the coding sequence ATGAATGTAGGAATACTCTACTCGCGGATTCGTCGGGACGAGAAGCTCCTGCTGGAGGAGCTGCGCGATCGAGACCACGAGGTCACGAAGATCGACGTCCGGAAACAGCGGTTCAACATGAGCGAGCCGCCGGCCGCCTTCGACGGCGTCGACATCGTCGTCGATCGGTGTCTGGCGACGAGTCGGTCGGTGTACGCCACCAAGTTCGTCGAAGCCTACGACGTGCCGGTGGTCAACACGCCGGGGACCGCGGAGATCTGTTCGGACAAGGTCAAGAACAGCCTCGCCCTGGTCGACGCCGACGTGCCGACGCCGAACACGGACGTGGCCTTCACCAAGGACGCCGCGATGGAGTCTATCGAGGAGTTTGGCTACCCCTGTGTCCTCAAGCCCGTCGTGGGCTCGTGGGGTCGCCTGATGGCCAAGATCGATTCGCGCTCGGCCGCCGAAGCCATCCTCGAACACAAAGAGACCCTGGGCCACTACGAACACAAGGTGTTCTACGTCCAGGAGTTCGTCGACAAGCCCGGTCGAGACATCCGCGTGCTGGCGACCGACGGCGAGCCAGTCGCCGCGATGGTCCGATCCTCGGACCACTGGCTGACCAACGCCGCCAAGGGTGCCGAGACCGACACCTTCGAGCTCGACGACCGCGCGCTGGAGCTCGTCGAGCAGGCCAGCGACGCGGTCGGCGGCGGTCTGCTCGGCATCGACCTGATGGAAACCGGCGTCGACGAGGACAGCGAGGCGGGAACCGCCTCGGACAGCGCGAGCGGCGGCAAGCCGCGAGTGGGCGACCCCGAGGACTACACGGTCCACGAGGTCAACCACACCGTCGAGTTCAAGGCGCTCGACGAAGTGAGCGACGTGGACGTGCCCGCCGAAGTCGTCGACTGGCTCGAAACGAAAGCCGAACAGGAAGCCGGGGTGACCGCCTGA
- the argC gene encoding N-acetyl-gamma-glutamyl-phosphate reductase, whose amino-acid sequence MTFSASVVGGSGFTGGELLRLLDGHPEFRTVQATSRSKENKTVGHAHPNLRHKDLRFSSPADLESVDVLFAATPHGVSMEQIDAFRDAADTVVDLSADFRLDTEAQYDEWYDGHSRPELLADAEYALPELNRGNLAGADLIASGGCNATATIMGLLPLFEADILSGDEQVVVDVKVGSSEGGAGGGEASSHPERSGVVRPYAPTGHRHEAEIQQFLGVDVSFTVHAVEMTRGASATCHVFPDGPVSKGDLWSAYRESYEDEPFVRMAAGGGGVYRYPEPKAVAGTNFAEVGFEVDPANERLVVFSAIDNMMKGSAGQAVHAANVALGIEETAGLELTGFHPVGAP is encoded by the coding sequence ATGACGTTCTCCGCGAGCGTCGTCGGCGGCTCGGGCTTTACCGGCGGGGAACTCCTTCGCCTGCTCGATGGCCACCCCGAGTTTCGAACCGTTCAGGCAACGAGCCGCTCGAAGGAAAACAAGACGGTCGGCCACGCCCACCCGAACCTCCGGCACAAGGACCTGCGCTTTTCCAGCCCGGCAGATCTGGAATCCGTCGACGTGCTCTTTGCGGCGACACCCCACGGCGTCTCGATGGAGCAGATCGACGCGTTTCGGGACGCCGCCGACACCGTCGTCGACCTCTCGGCCGACTTCCGCCTCGACACCGAGGCCCAGTACGACGAGTGGTACGACGGCCACAGCCGTCCGGAACTGCTCGCCGACGCGGAGTACGCGCTGCCCGAGCTGAACCGCGGGAACCTCGCGGGCGCGGACCTGATCGCTTCGGGTGGCTGTAACGCCACCGCGACGATCATGGGCCTGTTGCCTCTCTTCGAGGCCGACATCCTGAGCGGCGACGAGCAGGTCGTCGTCGACGTGAAGGTCGGTTCCTCGGAGGGCGGCGCTGGCGGCGGCGAGGCCTCCAGCCACCCCGAACGCTCGGGCGTCGTCCGCCCCTACGCGCCGACGGGCCACCGCCACGAAGCCGAGATTCAGCAGTTCCTCGGCGTCGACGTGTCCTTCACCGTCCACGCGGTGGAGATGACCCGCGGGGCGAGCGCGACCTGTCACGTCTTCCCGGACGGGCCGGTCTCGAAGGGCGACCTCTGGAGTGCCTACCGCGAGTCCTACGAAGACGAGCCGTTCGTCCGGATGGCCGCGGGCGGTGGCGGCGTCTACCGCTATCCGGAGCCCAAGGCCGTCGCCGGGACGAACTTCGCGGAGGTCGGCTTCGAGGTCGACCCCGCGAACGAGCGACTCGTCGTGTTCTCGGCGATCGACAACATGATGAAGGGCTCGGCCGGCCAGGCCGTCCACGCCGCCAACGTCGCGCTGGGGATCGAGGAGACTGCCGGCCTCGAACTGACCGGGTTCCACCCCGTCGGCGCACCGTGA
- a CDS encoding acetylglutamate/acetylaminoadipate kinase: protein MTVVIKVGGARAVDPAGALSDVASLYEDGEDVVLVHGGSTAVDDTLERLGIEPEYVETPSGVVGRFTDEATMEVFEMVFGHLNTQLVAGLQSLGVDAVGLSGVDGKLLHGPRKSAVRVVEDGTKKIRRGDHSGTIKEVNTDLLWSLLDGNYLPVAAPPMAGDDDGEIIPVNTDADRTAAAIAAALDAKLVLLTDVAGVYEDPDDPETLIETVETGEEWQALEAAAEGFMSRKIMAAREALDGGAPEVVVADANADTPVTDAVNGDGTHMFQEAIEEL from the coding sequence ATGACAGTAGTTATCAAAGTCGGTGGCGCTCGTGCGGTCGACCCCGCGGGTGCCCTTTCGGACGTTGCATCACTCTACGAGGACGGCGAGGATGTGGTCCTCGTCCACGGCGGCTCCACCGCCGTCGACGACACGCTCGAACGGCTCGGCATCGAACCGGAGTACGTCGAGACGCCCAGCGGCGTCGTCGGCCGCTTTACCGACGAGGCGACGATGGAGGTCTTCGAGATGGTCTTTGGCCACCTCAACACCCAGCTCGTCGCCGGGCTCCAGAGTCTCGGCGTCGACGCCGTCGGCCTCTCGGGCGTGGACGGGAAACTCCTCCACGGACCCCGGAAGTCCGCGGTCCGCGTCGTCGAGGACGGCACGAAGAAGATCAGGCGCGGCGACCACTCCGGCACGATCAAGGAGGTCAACACGGACCTGCTTTGGTCGCTGCTCGACGGCAACTACCTGCCGGTGGCCGCGCCGCCGATGGCCGGCGACGACGACGGTGAGATTATCCCCGTCAACACAGACGCCGACCGTACCGCCGCGGCGATCGCCGCCGCGCTGGACGCCAAGCTGGTCCTGCTGACCGACGTGGCGGGCGTCTACGAGGACCCAGACGATCCCGAGACGCTGATCGAGACCGTCGAGACCGGCGAGGAGTGGCAGGCCCTCGAAGCGGCCGCGGAGGGGTTCATGAGTCGCAAGATCATGGCCGCCAGGGAGGCCCTGGACGGTGGCGCACCCGAGGTGGTCGTCGCCGACGCCAACGCCGACACACCGGTCACAGACGCAGTTAACGGAGACGGCACACACATGTTTCAGGAGGCCATCGAGGAGCTATGA
- a CDS encoding aspartate aminotransferase family protein, which translates to MSGFVFNEKPIQIEEGDGVWLSDDAGNEYLDMGASYACVPLGHRHPAVDQAAKSQIDRLTYVQASYPNAARTRLYETLADTAPDPIDKVWLCNSGTEANEAALKFARAATGESKLVATMQGFHGRTMGSLATTWKSKYKKPYEPLAGDVEFVPYDDPEAMRDAVDEETAGVIVEPIQGEGGINPASTEFLEATREATEDAGAALIFDEVQTGMGRTGSLWAAQESGVVPDMITAAKGLGNGYPIGATLCREWIADEYGSHASTFSGGPVISAAADATVSTIVEEDVPSNAAAVGDYLRAELEATLGDEVRDIRGEGLMIGIEVGRGAMGHLKQLAMSEGVLALPAGRTVVRLLPPLTLTEEDADHVVDALESVIVE; encoded by the coding sequence ATGAGCGGATTCGTCTTCAACGAGAAACCGATCCAGATCGAAGAGGGGGACGGCGTGTGGCTGTCCGACGACGCGGGCAACGAGTACCTCGACATGGGGGCGTCCTACGCCTGTGTCCCGCTCGGCCATCGCCACCCGGCGGTCGACCAGGCCGCAAAGAGTCAGATAGACAGGCTCACCTACGTCCAGGCGTCCTATCCCAACGCCGCGCGGACCCGTCTCTACGAGACGCTGGCCGACACCGCACCCGATCCGATCGACAAGGTGTGGCTCTGTAACTCCGGCACCGAGGCCAACGAGGCCGCGCTGAAGTTCGCCCGTGCTGCGACCGGCGAGTCGAAGCTCGTGGCGACGATGCAGGGCTTTCACGGCCGGACGATGGGGTCGCTGGCGACGACCTGGAAGAGCAAGTACAAGAAGCCCTACGAGCCCCTGGCCGGCGACGTGGAGTTCGTCCCCTACGACGACCCCGAGGCCATGCGGGACGCCGTCGACGAGGAGACGGCGGGCGTCATCGTCGAACCCATCCAGGGAGAGGGCGGCATCAACCCCGCTTCGACCGAGTTCCTCGAAGCGACCCGCGAGGCGACCGAAGACGCGGGCGCGGCACTGATCTTCGACGAGGTCCAGACCGGGATGGGGCGGACCGGATCGCTGTGGGCCGCCCAGGAGTCCGGCGTCGTCCCGGACATGATCACCGCGGCGAAGGGACTTGGCAACGGCTACCCCATCGGCGCGACGCTGTGTCGCGAGTGGATCGCCGACGAGTACGGCTCCCACGCCTCGACGTTCTCGGGCGGGCCGGTCATCTCGGCGGCCGCCGACGCGACCGTCTCGACGATCGTCGAGGAGGACGTGCCCAGCAACGCCGCCGCGGTCGGCGACTACCTCCGGGCGGAGCTGGAGGCCACGCTGGGCGACGAGGTTCGCGACATCCGCGGCGAGGGCCTGATGATCGGCATCGAGGTCGGCCGGGGCGCGATGGGACACCTCAAGCAGCTGGCGATGAGCGAGGGCGTGCTGGCGCTGCCGGCCGGCCGAACGGTGGTGCGGCTGCTCCCGCCGCTGACCCTCACCGAGGAGGACGCCGACCACGTCGTCGACGCGCTGGAATCGGTGATTGTAGAATGA